One Rhodobacteraceae bacterium M385 genomic region harbors:
- a CDS encoding lysophospholipid acyltransferase family protein, whose amino-acid sequence MSTPAPGPGRTTSDWIIDRLWRGLIWAALRLPHRTRVAAMGWLFRSILGPLTGRSRQADANLAMVYPDMPLRERRRITRAVLDNVGRVVMENYATPYQMTRALTWQPTGPGWSACETARAQGRPILFISGHYGNYQAGRAALNARGYQMGGLYRPLNNDYLNDHYVATIDDVGGGAFTRDRRGLAGFVKHLRSGAQGAILIDQYLYGGTILDFMGVPAPTSLAAAEMALKYNALLVPIYSTRLENGLDFSVELEAPIPHSDAKTMTRTLNDSLSARVHAAPEQWFWVHNRWKPERADKATQEAPR is encoded by the coding sequence ATCGCCTTTGGCGCGGGCTGATCTGGGCCGCGCTGCGCTTGCCCCACCGGACACGGGTGGCGGCAATGGGCTGGCTGTTTCGCAGTATCTTGGGGCCGCTTACGGGCCGTTCGCGTCAGGCCGATGCGAACCTTGCAATGGTCTATCCCGATATGCCCTTGCGAGAGCGTCGCCGCATCACCCGCGCCGTTCTGGACAACGTGGGCCGTGTGGTGATGGAGAACTACGCCACCCCCTATCAAATGACCCGTGCGCTCACGTGGCAGCCTACCGGGCCCGGCTGGAGCGCTTGCGAGACGGCCCGTGCGCAGGGTCGCCCGATCCTGTTTATCTCGGGCCACTACGGCAACTACCAAGCGGGCCGCGCGGCGCTGAATGCGCGGGGGTATCAGATGGGGGGGCTCTACCGTCCGCTCAATAACGACTACCTCAACGACCATTATGTCGCCACGATTGACGATGTCGGCGGCGGCGCGTTCACCCGCGACAGACGCGGCCTTGCGGGCTTCGTGAAGCATCTGCGTTCCGGGGCGCAAGGGGCGATCCTGATCGACCAATACCTCTACGGTGGGACGATCCTTGATTTCATGGGCGTCCCTGCGCCGACCTCCCTTGCGGCGGCGGAAATGGCGTTGAAATACAACGCTTTGCTTGTGCCTATCTATTCTACGCGCTTGGAAAATGGCCTTGATTTCTCGGTCGAGCTGGAAGCCCCGATCCCCCATTCCGATGCCAAGACCATGACCCGCACCCTGAACGACAGCCTTTCCGCGCGGGTTCATGCCGCGCCCGAACAATGGTTTTGGGTTCACAATCGGTGGAAGCCCGAACGCGCGGACAAAGCCACCCAAGAGGCGCCGCGTTAG